The region AAATAAGAAAAAACAATATTTTAGAAATATTATAAGGAGTTATAAAAAAATGATCGGGAAAAAAACAATAAAAGAAATAAATAGAATACCTGAATTGTTAAAAGAAGCAAAGAATTATAAAATAACATATAATAAAAACAAAAAATACACCTTTATTGGCTGTGGCTCTTCATATAACCTTGGATTAATAACCACTAAAATGCTGAAAATATATGGTTATCATTCAAATGTACTTTCAGGAGGTGAAGTAATAGTTTTTGACACAATTCCTGAAACAGATGTTGCCATATTCTTATCAAGAACAGGTGAATCTACAGAAACAGTAAAAGCTGTTGATAATTTTAAAAAAAGAAACATTAATACCATCGGTATAACCTGTACTCCTGATTCTTCTTTAACTAAAATATGTGATGAAACATTTGTTTTTGACTTCGCTAATGAAGAAAGTGTGGTAATGACAGGCTCTTTTGTTTTCATACTCAACTTTTTATTAAATGGTATTAAATATACTGATCTATCAGAAGATTCTAAAAAACTCCTGTTAGAAATTAAAAATTATGTAGATTCAATTGATTTATTTAAATATAATCATTTTGTATTTCTTGGCTTTAATGAACAATATGGTGTTTCAAAAGAAGGAACATTAAAAATACAAGAAATGGCTATACAAAATGTTGAATTCCATGAACCTTTAGAATACAGACATGGACCAAAATCTACTTTAACCAATCATTCACTTATAATAGTTAATTCAAAGGATACAGAAGAGGAATTAAAACTTGCGGAAGAATTAAAAACTATGGGTGCTAAAGTAATATTTATAGGTAAAAATGGTGATATAATTATTCCATATAATAATGGATTTGAATCCCCATTAAAAATGATAATTCCGCAATATCTCGGTTATAAAAAAGCTTTAATTGAAGATTATAATCCTGATCAGCCAAGAAATTTAAGTAAATCTGTGATATTGGATTAAAAAAATGGTGATGATTTTATGAAAATTGAAAATGTCTTAATTGCAGATCCTATTGATGGTGAATATACAGGAGATGTAATTATATCTAACAATAAGATTGAAAAAATAATAAAAAGAAATACAGAATATAACTATATTCTAATGCCGGGTTTTGTTGATACTCATACT is a window of Marinitoga hydrogenitolerans DSM 16785 DNA encoding:
- a CDS encoding SIS domain-containing protein, which codes for MIGKKTIKEINRIPELLKEAKNYKITYNKNKKYTFIGCGSSYNLGLITTKMLKIYGYHSNVLSGGEVIVFDTIPETDVAIFLSRTGESTETVKAVDNFKKRNINTIGITCTPDSSLTKICDETFVFDFANEESVVMTGSFVFILNFLLNGIKYTDLSEDSKKLLLEIKNYVDSIDLFKYNHFVFLGFNEQYGVSKEGTLKIQEMAIQNVEFHEPLEYRHGPKSTLTNHSLIIVNSKDTEEELKLAEELKTMGAKVIFIGKNGDIIIPYNNGFESPLKMIIPQYLGYKKALIEDYNPDQPRNLSKSVILD